A DNA window from Cryptosporangium phraense contains the following coding sequences:
- a CDS encoding histone-like nucleoid-structuring protein Lsr2 — translation MARKVEVLLVDDIDGGAAAETVNFALDGTAYEIDLSAANAGALRDEMARFVAAARKAGKSPRTARTRTAGESQSVGANRQQNHAIREWAKTQGFDVNVRGRIPTEIVEKYRASIRG, via the coding sequence ATGGCACGCAAGGTCGAAGTACTCCTCGTTGACGACATCGATGGCGGCGCCGCCGCGGAGACCGTGAACTTCGCCCTCGACGGAACGGCATACGAAATCGATTTGTCCGCCGCGAATGCCGGCGCTCTTCGAGACGAGATGGCGCGCTTCGTCGCGGCGGCCCGAAAGGCTGGGAAGTCTCCGCGAACCGCGCGCACCCGCACCGCGGGCGAGTCCCAGTCGGTAGGGGCAAACCGTCAGCAGAACCATGCAATCCGCGAGTGGGCGAAGACCCAAGGATTCGATGTCAACGTCCGCGGACGGATCCCAACTGAGATCGTCGAGAAGTACAGGGCGTCTATCCGAGGTTAG
- a CDS encoding Panacea domain-containing protein, translating to MANVRSAQDIANWLLMWADEETGEDPGLTNLKLQKLLYYAQGHYLGEHGKPLFSDEIQAWAHGPVVPNEYHRLKHFGAGPIDTERAVAESFDWDDYRDVEQHLIKVWNTYAKYAAWALRQRTHSERPWKEAFDRGEWNMVISQDALREFFAPTA from the coding sequence GTGGCGAACGTGCGCAGCGCGCAGGACATCGCGAACTGGCTCCTGATGTGGGCCGACGAGGAGACCGGTGAAGATCCGGGCCTGACCAACCTCAAGCTGCAGAAACTCCTGTACTACGCGCAGGGCCATTACCTGGGCGAGCATGGCAAGCCGCTGTTCTCCGATGAGATTCAGGCGTGGGCGCACGGGCCCGTGGTTCCGAATGAGTACCACAGGCTCAAGCACTTCGGCGCCGGGCCGATCGACACCGAGCGGGCCGTCGCTGAGTCTTTCGACTGGGACGATTATCGCGACGTCGAACAGCACCTCATCAAGGTTTGGAACACCTACGCCAAGTACGCGGCGTGGGCGCTGCGTCAGCGGACGCACAGTGAACGGCCGTGGAAGGAAGCGTTCGACCGCGGTGAGTGGAACATGGTGATCAGCCAGGACGCGCTCCGCGAGTTCTTCGCGCCTACCGCCTGA
- a CDS encoding DUF4365 domain-containing protein, with the protein MGAAGLDREGTGRLGVSILNTLVVRDLRWVFREQATSDAGIDAHVEARDSAGRQTGRLIALQIKAGPSFFGERTADGWVFRFDEAHFHLWLGHALPVLIVLVDIETQRGYWQQFTPGTVEPTGKGYKIVVPERQCVSDAADEWDHIASGIERDSRTRYEQLLTVLPPSTAAILAELHDSAPGDAAVLAAHLADGRSQPTETCRALLSMAPIWLIRDAARAWRAVASFGVEHGAMAVGSEAFERAAAADPEREGRLLLAAVLPLLDLDRDRAHQLVDRAAGLPGTELVVALIRAILAQPSGNAAPWELPSGLDLDVPAARSDHAVQAILTRHALRSHEWDAAVVRATRALELDRDGSDAMELLAEALLHRSLSTCAHADDLQRAGELMRHAVEQRHRWAGATDGYLDKLLEIHVLSGDLDVVLRYALAAPHGVARIEEAERPDVRRHAAEAAHELGQHDLAVALAEQLGDAPADQLLAARINDTALPRDDQIRLWTAALDEAEATDDFTGILRAVENLSGLGVDAAARLDPLVRRSLISADVPQRITVVAAAVRELDPALPSLRGLSKTNANAALMLIRELRAAHRYDEALDACDAAYHSLHRPIFLAYRVQVLQEADRLGQAEQAAHIALADGHLGHVERARLLRFLALRAIHSGDGAAAERHTGTLLTLTTDPPADVIWLRVAAELVQLRPNRAAALLHDHHPSVLTPTHGHWWLQAFATEPWTDQDASQAYALASQFRDKAPNLARALLMAIIERATAERPELLDVHTHSDPDDDHAAAARRSTTSAAAAAVPDELYAAAFQALDGLIARHGDDLGARKFDGPIETLADEITATVQSTADPRIATDLIRAIRLGRLPLGMLATGLRLPYGLVLIQRAAGVQIAAAADDGQHDLDHQAARDALNRPVVVDASALMVSSQLPGGTDLAGRFSIVHLPAVSRADILQSVIHARSNAASVGSLGWDDERQQLVFHPMTPADRLQLLRRAAALEASSCDLVFDRVVNLPDFGDFDPELFGSWLAPLQLAKTKQWSFWSDDVALRQLARSVGVPAFSTAALTEELTSIAIELDDPTRPGSDDRIRDLTDRQHQLVRAMVADYVVDVPASLDDLLAQAQADEWQPAASAVLLTRPAWWAWADTPFADLRAIYQHVSEHRPEALIGWQYAAMEGLSLAFSDDPNEAVLWMTTIALYGFAPDPPTEDVKAGLSRVAELAAARHLPGPRQFLSAAAYLLHRMGYLTDPATIVTSVLFEA; encoded by the coding sequence GTGGGGGCTGCAGGGCTGGACCGCGAGGGCACGGGGCGGCTCGGGGTCTCAATCCTGAACACGTTGGTCGTGCGCGATCTGCGTTGGGTGTTCCGGGAGCAGGCGACATCGGACGCGGGGATCGATGCGCACGTTGAGGCGCGGGACTCGGCGGGCCGGCAGACTGGGCGTCTGATTGCCCTGCAGATCAAGGCCGGTCCGAGCTTCTTCGGCGAACGCACCGCCGACGGCTGGGTGTTCCGGTTCGACGAAGCTCATTTCCATCTATGGCTTGGGCATGCGCTACCGGTGTTGATTGTGCTCGTCGATATCGAGACGCAGCGAGGGTACTGGCAACAATTCACGCCAGGAACGGTGGAGCCGACCGGCAAGGGCTACAAGATCGTCGTCCCGGAACGACAGTGCGTCAGCGACGCGGCCGACGAGTGGGATCACATCGCCAGCGGCATCGAGCGAGATTCCCGGACGCGGTACGAGCAGCTGTTGACGGTCTTGCCCCCGTCCACTGCGGCCATCCTGGCCGAGCTGCATGACAGCGCACCCGGTGACGCCGCGGTCCTCGCGGCTCATCTGGCTGACGGCCGCAGCCAGCCGACCGAGACCTGCCGGGCTCTGCTCTCTATGGCGCCGATATGGCTGATCCGTGACGCGGCACGCGCCTGGCGAGCGGTCGCCAGCTTTGGCGTCGAACACGGTGCCATGGCGGTTGGGTCGGAGGCGTTCGAGCGCGCCGCAGCGGCGGACCCGGAGCGCGAGGGGCGCCTGCTTCTCGCCGCGGTCCTGCCGCTGCTGGATCTCGATCGGGACCGCGCCCATCAACTGGTTGATCGCGCAGCCGGCCTCCCCGGCACGGAGTTGGTGGTTGCGCTGATACGGGCGATCCTGGCGCAACCGTCAGGGAACGCCGCGCCGTGGGAGCTGCCGTCCGGGCTCGACCTCGACGTTCCCGCAGCTCGCTCAGACCACGCTGTTCAGGCCATCCTGACCAGGCACGCACTACGGTCGCACGAATGGGACGCTGCGGTCGTCCGGGCGACACGCGCATTGGAGCTGGATCGTGATGGCAGTGACGCGATGGAGTTGCTTGCCGAAGCCCTGTTGCATCGCTCGCTGAGTACGTGCGCCCACGCCGACGACCTCCAGCGGGCGGGCGAACTAATGAGGCACGCCGTCGAGCAGCGTCATCGATGGGCCGGCGCTACTGATGGGTATTTGGACAAGCTGCTCGAGATCCACGTGTTGTCCGGAGATTTGGACGTGGTCTTGCGCTACGCACTCGCTGCGCCGCACGGCGTCGCGCGGATCGAAGAGGCAGAGCGCCCCGACGTGCGTCGACACGCAGCCGAGGCAGCACACGAACTGGGCCAGCACGACCTTGCGGTGGCGCTCGCCGAGCAACTCGGCGATGCACCCGCCGACCAGCTGCTCGCCGCGAGGATCAACGACACCGCGTTGCCCCGCGACGACCAGATCCGCCTGTGGACCGCGGCGCTGGACGAAGCGGAGGCGACCGACGACTTCACCGGCATCCTGCGCGCGGTCGAGAACCTCTCCGGTCTCGGAGTCGACGCTGCGGCACGGCTGGATCCTCTGGTTCGCCGCTCGCTGATCTCCGCGGACGTGCCGCAGCGCATCACCGTCGTGGCCGCTGCAGTCCGCGAGCTGGACCCGGCTCTGCCGTCGTTGCGGGGACTGAGCAAGACGAACGCGAACGCAGCTCTGATGCTGATCCGCGAGCTCCGCGCCGCCCATCGCTACGACGAGGCCCTCGACGCGTGTGACGCCGCGTACCACTCGCTGCACCGTCCGATCTTCCTGGCCTACCGAGTCCAGGTACTCCAAGAGGCTGATCGCCTTGGCCAGGCCGAACAGGCCGCACACATCGCGCTCGCCGATGGGCACCTCGGCCATGTCGAACGGGCCCGGCTACTTCGGTTCCTTGCGCTGCGCGCAATCCACTCCGGCGATGGTGCCGCCGCCGAGCGACACACCGGCACCCTGCTCACGCTCACCACGGACCCACCGGCGGACGTCATCTGGCTACGCGTAGCCGCCGAACTTGTCCAACTTCGTCCCAACCGAGCCGCCGCGCTGCTCCACGACCACCACCCATCCGTCCTCACCCCCACGCACGGCCATTGGTGGCTCCAGGCATTCGCCACCGAACCGTGGACCGACCAGGACGCCAGTCAGGCCTACGCGCTAGCGAGCCAGTTCCGGGATAAGGCCCCGAACCTGGCCCGAGCGCTGCTGATGGCGATTATCGAACGCGCCACCGCCGAACGCCCAGAGCTCCTGGATGTCCACACGCACTCTGACCCCGACGATGACCACGCGGCTGCCGCCAGGCGATCCACGACATCCGCTGCGGCGGCAGCGGTTCCCGACGAACTGTACGCTGCGGCGTTCCAGGCATTGGACGGCCTGATCGCCCGGCACGGGGACGACCTTGGGGCACGCAAGTTCGACGGACCCATCGAGACCCTGGCCGACGAGATCACCGCCACCGTGCAATCCACGGCGGACCCGCGGATAGCCACAGACCTCATTCGCGCTATCCGACTCGGCCGCCTGCCCCTCGGGATGCTGGCGACGGGGTTGCGCCTGCCCTATGGCCTAGTGCTAATCCAACGCGCCGCGGGCGTACAAATTGCCGCCGCCGCGGATGACGGACAACATGACCTCGACCACCAGGCGGCCCGTGACGCATTGAACCGTCCGGTCGTCGTAGACGCGTCAGCGCTCATGGTCTCCAGCCAGCTCCCCGGCGGCACTGATCTCGCCGGCAGGTTCTCCATCGTGCATCTGCCGGCCGTGTCGCGCGCCGACATCTTGCAATCCGTCATCCATGCCCGAAGTAATGCCGCCAGCGTCGGCAGCCTCGGGTGGGACGACGAACGCCAGCAACTCGTCTTCCACCCGATGACCCCGGCCGACCGCCTCCAACTGCTCCGCCGCGCCGCAGCGCTCGAAGCATCCTCATGCGATCTCGTCTTCGACCGGGTCGTGAACCTACCCGACTTCGGCGACTTCGATCCCGAGCTATTCGGCTCCTGGCTGGCACCACTTCAACTCGCCAAGACCAAACAGTGGTCATTTTGGAGTGACGACGTCGCGCTCCGACAGCTTGCCCGATCCGTCGGAGTGCCTGCTTTCAGCACGGCAGCTCTCACTGAAGAACTGACGAGCATCGCGATCGAACTCGATGATCCGACGCGTCCTGGCAGCGACGACAGGATTCGGGATCTCACCGACCGCCAACACCAGCTCGTCCGCGCGATGGTGGCGGACTATGTCGTGGACGTTCCGGCCTCCCTCGATGACCTCCTCGCCCAGGCACAGGCCGACGAGTGGCAACCTGCCGCCTCCGCCGTTCTGCTCACGCGCCCGGCCTGGTGGGCATGGGCCGACACCCCCTTCGCCGACCTACGCGCTATCTACCAGCACGTCAGCGAGCACCGGCCTGAAGCCCTGATCGGCTGGCAGTACGCGGCCATGGAAGGTCTGAGCCTCGCGTTCTCCGATGACCCCAACGAGGCCGTTCTCTGGATGACGACCATCGCGTTGTACGGCTTTGCGCCGGACCCGCCAACGGAAGACGTCAAGGCCGGACTGTCCCGAGTGGCCGAACTAGCTGCGGCCCGTCACCTTCCCGGGCCCCGCCAGTTTCTGTCGGCTGCCGCGTACCTCCTACACAGGATGGGATATCTGACCGATCCAGCCACGATCGTCACGAGCGTGCTGTTCGAGGCATAG